Proteins from a single region of Acidimicrobiia bacterium:
- a CDS encoding TlpA disulfide reductase family protein — MRHPTRWVALSIAAIVLAFAVVLATQIGADPQAESKKSALVGDAVPAFSVRTLEGDVMTEADLTGRAVIVNFWNSWCIPCHQELPALKAFYVAHADDADFVMLGIVRDDTEDAIREYVDAENLGWTIGLDPGSETTLAFGTRGQPETFAISPDGRVVGFQYGPSTKGTLEKLLAEARR, encoded by the coding sequence GTGAGGCACCCCACACGCTGGGTTGCTCTGAGCATCGCCGCGATCGTGCTGGCGTTTGCCGTGGTCCTCGCCACGCAGATCGGTGCGGACCCACAGGCTGAATCGAAGAAGAGCGCGCTCGTGGGCGATGCCGTGCCGGCGTTCTCGGTTCGCACGCTGGAGGGTGACGTGATGACGGAGGCGGACCTGACAGGGCGCGCCGTGATCGTGAACTTCTGGAACAGCTGGTGCATCCCGTGCCATCAGGAGCTGCCCGCGCTGAAGGCGTTCTACGTTGCCCACGCCGACGACGCCGACTTCGTCATGCTCGGAATCGTCCGTGACGACACGGAGGATGCAATACGCGAGTACGTGGACGCGGAGAACCTCGGCTGGACGATCGGACTCGATCCTGGATCAGAAACGACATTGGCGTTCGGCACGCGCGGCCAGCCCGAGACATTCGCGATCAGTCCGGACGGACGGGTCGTCGGGTTCCAATACGGACCTTCGACCAAGGGAACCCTCGAAAAGCTCCTTGCCGAGGCCCGGCGGTGA
- a CDS encoding heme lyase CcmF/NrfE family subunit, which yields MKAYLGVFAIALGAAGSGLGVATLARGLAQRDPNLLRLGRRFAFAVLAAAVIAVVAMEWALLTHDFSLRYVFENNARSTPLLYTIAGMWANLEGSILLWALVLGGYLAFAAHRFRDRSTDPLVAWALLVGLCVALFFFALMLGPANPFQRLPNTPADGLGPNPLLQNHPLMAIHPPMLYLGYVGFTLPFAFAIAALATGRFGEGWLADIRRATLIAWGFLTVGIILGGWWSYEVLGWGGYWAWDPVENASLLPWLTGTAFIHSVIVQERRGMLRVWNLSLVIATFCLTILGTFLTRSGVLNSVHSFTESPIGPWLLGFLALVAAAGIGLIAWRGDRLRAPGRIDSPVSRESAFLGNNLLFAGLAFVVLLGTVYPLLAEALQGRRLSVGEPYFNRMTTPLGLALLFLMAVAPALPWRAAGGDVLQRRLLVPAWIGAVTMVLAIAIGTNGITDTVTFGLAAFALAGIVRQFTVGARARRQANGEAWPTATIRAIRSNPRLYGGLIVHTGIVLIAVALVASSSYSTRREVRLTRGESATVAGYTVTYLGSRQTASDQKTTVEARVRIERGDDDFGAYTPAISSFPGRTSGIGTPDVKEGLIRDVYLTLVSSPSERGRVTIGVAVNPMIVWLWFGGGVVAFGTLVALVPSLLRRPRGDMPTPPPAESPHEARSLEEVPV from the coding sequence ATGAAGGCGTATCTCGGAGTCTTCGCAATCGCGCTCGGCGCGGCAGGGTCCGGGCTCGGCGTCGCCACACTCGCACGCGGCCTCGCGCAGCGTGACCCCAATCTGCTTCGACTCGGTCGCCGTTTCGCGTTTGCAGTGCTGGCGGCCGCCGTGATTGCGGTTGTCGCGATGGAATGGGCGTTGCTCACGCACGACTTCTCGCTCCGCTACGTGTTCGAGAACAACGCGCGCTCGACGCCGTTGCTCTACACGATCGCAGGAATGTGGGCGAACCTCGAAGGATCCATCCTCCTGTGGGCTCTCGTGCTCGGTGGATACCTCGCGTTCGCCGCGCACCGCTTCCGTGATCGCTCGACCGACCCGCTTGTCGCGTGGGCGTTGCTCGTCGGACTGTGCGTCGCCTTGTTCTTCTTCGCGTTGATGCTCGGACCGGCCAACCCGTTCCAACGGCTCCCGAACACGCCGGCTGACGGACTCGGACCGAATCCACTCCTTCAGAACCACCCGTTGATGGCAATTCACCCGCCGATGCTGTACCTCGGCTACGTCGGGTTCACGCTGCCGTTCGCGTTCGCGATCGCCGCGCTGGCGACCGGGCGCTTCGGCGAGGGATGGCTGGCCGACATCCGGCGCGCCACCCTCATCGCGTGGGGCTTCCTCACCGTCGGCATCATCCTCGGCGGTTGGTGGAGCTACGAGGTGCTCGGCTGGGGTGGCTACTGGGCGTGGGACCCGGTCGAGAACGCATCGCTGCTCCCGTGGCTCACGGGCACCGCGTTCATCCATTCGGTGATCGTGCAGGAGCGTCGCGGGATGCTGCGGGTCTGGAACCTGTCGCTGGTAATCGCGACGTTCTGCCTCACCATCCTGGGCACGTTCTTGACACGATCAGGCGTCCTCAACTCGGTGCACTCGTTCACGGAGTCGCCGATCGGGCCGTGGCTCCTCGGCTTTCTCGCGCTGGTCGCCGCGGCTGGCATTGGTCTGATCGCTTGGCGAGGCGACCGACTTCGGGCGCCTGGTCGGATCGACTCGCCCGTGTCACGCGAGTCGGCGTTCCTCGGCAACAACCTGCTGTTTGCGGGATTGGCGTTCGTCGTGCTGCTCGGCACCGTGTACCCGCTGCTCGCCGAGGCGCTCCAGGGACGGCGCCTGTCTGTGGGCGAGCCGTACTTCAACCGCATGACCACGCCGCTCGGCTTGGCGCTCCTGTTCTTGATGGCTGTGGCGCCCGCGCTGCCATGGCGGGCGGCGGGTGGCGACGTCCTCCAGCGGCGCTTGTTGGTTCCTGCATGGATCGGCGCGGTGACGATGGTGCTCGCCATCGCGATCGGCACGAACGGCATCACCGACACCGTGACGTTCGGGCTCGCTGCATTCGCACTGGCGGGAATCGTCCGCCAATTCACGGTTGGTGCTCGCGCTCGCCGTCAAGCCAATGGCGAAGCGTGGCCGACGGCGACCATCCGTGCGATCCGCTCCAACCCGCGGTTGTACGGCGGGCTGATCGTGCACACGGGGATCGTTCTCATCGCGGTTGCCCTTGTCGCTTCGAGCAGCTACTCCACGCGCCGAGAGGTCCGACTCACGCGCGGGGAGTCGGCGACGGTGGCCGGTTACACCGTCACCTACCTCGGGTCGCGCCAGACTGCGTCGGACCAGAAGACGACCGTAGAAGCACGGGTTCGCATCGAGCGCGGTGATGACGACTTCGGCGCGTACACGCCGGCGATCTCGAGCTTCCCTGGTCGCACGTCGGGGATCGGTACACCGGACGTAAAGGAGGGTCTGATTCGCGACGTGTACCTCACGTTGGTGTCGTCACCGAGCGAGCGGGGACGGGTGACGATCGGCGTCGCGGTGAATCCGATGATCGTGTGGCTGTGGTTCGGCGGCGGCGTCGTGGCGTTCGGCACGCTCGTGGCCCTTGTTCCGTCGCTTCTCCGTCGGCCGCGCGGCGACATGCCAACTCCGCCTCCCGCCGAGAGTCCCCATGAGGCGCGTTCGCTCGAGGAAGTGCCGGTGTGA
- a CDS encoding cytochrome c maturation protein CcmE, with translation MTEVRSTTAETRRRRALVAIACCAAALVAIVVLGVVLSENVVYFRTVSEAVRDRSEQGTDRFRLAGEVVPGSVSETANGVRFEITDGKGTAVVVHRGDPPDLFKNGVPVVCEGNWSRGEAFDSDRILIRHGNEYTPPKVKTGGADDTK, from the coding sequence ATGACCGAAGTCCGCAGTACTACGGCGGAGACCCGCCGGCGTCGTGCCCTTGTCGCGATCGCGTGTTGCGCCGCAGCCTTGGTCGCGATTGTTGTGCTCGGCGTGGTCCTCTCGGAGAACGTCGTCTACTTCCGCACGGTTTCCGAGGCCGTGCGCGATCGATCTGAACAAGGGACGGACCGCTTCCGGCTTGCCGGCGAAGTCGTGCCAGGTTCGGTCTCGGAGACCGCGAATGGCGTTCGGTTCGAGATCACGGACGGAAAGGGCACCGCCGTCGTGGTGCACCGCGGTGATCCTCCCGACTTGTTCAAGAACGGCGTGCCGGTCGTCTGTGAAGGCAACTGGAGCCGCGGTGAGGCCTTCGACTCCGATCGCATCCTGATCCGCCATGGGAACGAGTACACGCCGCCGAAGGTGAAGACGGGCGGAGCGGACGACACCAAATGA
- the ccsA gene encoding cytochrome c biogenesis protein CcsA, with protein sequence MTLLKPVVARALGWVTLASLVVLALFGLWGAPADEVQSDAQRLMYLHVPAAWIAYLAFGVTALASGLWLWPRTRSIVWDRIAGASAELGVLFTGITLLMGSLWGRPVWGVWWAWDARLVTTAVLFFLYLGYLALRRVPGNPEARARRCAIAALIAFVDVPIVHFSVTWWRTLHQEATVFDPELKAHIHGVMAFTLWFGVLAFTLLYVYLLDRRYRLECLQEGLDDRELQQAIEERVRGARPTDPAEVGAGR encoded by the coding sequence ATGACCCTGCTGAAGCCGGTGGTCGCACGGGCCCTGGGTTGGGTCACGCTCGCCTCGTTGGTCGTGCTCGCGCTCTTCGGCCTCTGGGGTGCGCCAGCCGATGAGGTGCAGAGCGATGCGCAGCGGCTGATGTACCTCCATGTTCCGGCGGCGTGGATCGCCTACCTCGCGTTCGGCGTCACCGCGCTCGCGTCGGGATTGTGGTTGTGGCCACGCACCCGCTCGATTGTGTGGGACCGCATCGCGGGAGCGTCGGCTGAGCTCGGTGTGCTGTTCACCGGGATCACCCTCTTGATGGGGTCGTTGTGGGGACGGCCCGTGTGGGGCGTGTGGTGGGCGTGGGACGCGCGGCTCGTGACTACCGCGGTCCTCTTCTTCTTGTATCTCGGGTATCTCGCGTTGCGTCGCGTTCCTGGCAACCCCGAAGCTCGAGCGCGGCGTTGCGCCATTGCTGCGCTGATCGCGTTCGTCGACGTGCCGATCGTGCACTTCTCGGTCACGTGGTGGCGAACGCTCCATCAGGAGGCGACGGTCTTCGACCCGGAGCTCAAGGCCCACATCCACGGCGTGATGGCGTTCACTCTCTGGTTCGGCGTCCTGGCATTCACCTTGCTGTACGTGTACCTGCTCGACCGGCGCTACCGGCTCGAATGCCTGCAAGAAGGCTTGGATGACCGTGAGCTGCAACAGGCGATCGAGGAACGCGTGCGTGGCGCGCGACCCACCGATCCGGCTGAGGTAGGGGCCGGTCGATGA
- a CDS encoding heme exporter protein CcmB gives MQEASLIAGKDLRIERRSRVTAEQILPFGLVVLLLFAFALDPDRGVLRDVAPGLFWVTVLLAALLAVSRSFALEAENGARDGLRLSGLDPAAIFLGKAAAVAVELLALEAVLSVGVIVLFDVALGSVAPIVLTALLATVGVASTGTLYGVLAASSGARETLVPVLLFPVVSPVLLAATRAWEAAIDGVPSEAWPWIGLLAVFAVLYTSIGTLAFGSLLEEA, from the coding sequence GTGCAAGAGGCGTCGCTGATCGCAGGCAAGGACCTGCGGATCGAACGTCGTTCGCGCGTCACCGCCGAGCAGATCTTGCCGTTCGGGTTGGTGGTGCTGTTGCTCTTCGCGTTCGCGCTCGATCCTGACCGCGGCGTGCTCCGCGACGTCGCGCCGGGCCTCTTCTGGGTGACCGTGCTGCTTGCCGCCCTCCTGGCTGTGTCGCGCTCGTTTGCACTCGAAGCTGAGAATGGCGCCCGCGATGGCTTGCGTCTCTCGGGTCTCGATCCGGCCGCGATCTTCCTGGGCAAGGCCGCCGCGGTCGCCGTGGAGCTCTTGGCGCTGGAAGCAGTGCTCAGCGTGGGGGTGATCGTGCTCTTCGATGTCGCGCTCGGGTCGGTCGCCCCGATCGTGCTCACCGCCTTGCTCGCGACCGTGGGCGTGGCATCCACCGGTACCCTCTACGGCGTGCTCGCGGCGTCATCGGGCGCGCGCGAGACGTTGGTGCCGGTGCTGCTGTTCCCGGTGGTGTCACCGGTGTTGCTCGCGGCGACGCGAGCGTGGGAAGCGGCGATCGACGGCGTCCCGTCCGAAGCGTGGCCTTGGATCGGACTCCTCGCGGTCTTCGCGGTGCTGTACACGTCAATCGGGACGTTGGCCTTCGGGTCGCTCCTGGAGGAAGCATGA